One genomic window of Leptospira perdikensis includes the following:
- a CDS encoding AAA family ATPase — protein MEFVTIADVKVPVLPHSEKFPVFPSSLVETDSVKQTLQKILYPMLEGIPVLLVGDAGVGKNALIYYINSLRKQPTLRFSFNEDTLPEDLIGSYRILLDGKGFTWSNGPLTNALSEGLSFVADEMNLCAPNIIKRFSSVYESNYLDLLEGSGERVNGKTGFWFIGTQNPSEGFEGRKPLPFDITKHFAVVYVDPYSPDEMFFILKKLYPMLGEDVLKQIIRISLESEARIKAGEIGKGDLEKYHFNLRTLQKYCNRLVLFGSQDKTVAAREALYLFEEPFRKKEDKVKQRELIESEFGGSVKLVPTKGYVQSSTIFWNDKEIKTWDEKKTISLLSTYPTPEPVLHFLDQVFTAIQAKENILIEYREDQDPQEFLPLFTELTGIELESVMLSKGMHTSDVVGALKPTEEGNIESVTWVDGPLTRSIRKGHIILISGLESAGAELVEKMNMLTDDARSLTLPPESGEYLPIQLTEKSIVFGMKSFRASKSVTTISRAFRNRFTPILFPELEDTKVLEEILEFYLPEGVLPRSLARFHLKAKELAEKRTIGSANLMPYRFGISNLLKWKNHIYRYNQTDVKDIAIRGGKIYYTNQIADPKERKELERLLEGYLSGVEVVSTLFEEIEEKKKTFTVESGLNRKNWWDPELHKRDPLTGVAKKLNSGVETKRGIEINTPETGGATKEGPDAWYGQDTQGNQGQGEPQGGGGGWGYRTEELYKQFLKKRRLLWDYSIMVGLEEFKSVFGKELEEVELNLEQLFDPEIDIHRMYKNEGSRVDARKYISYKSGRGDTKIFDKTTIEKNDEKLKGVEVTFLVSKCRRIFNFEYSIAMLSALLVSLHILNEHDIKTSVHTFCDIKNSKDTVDIFNLKSAEEDYTTEKEEEVFSALCKNWHGDSIPEYQVLSNSERFFSPDAQTKIIVILSDFRGQRAKTYIEDELSSFDTRKLKEAVLKNQDKNYVFLGVGLGSRYIAEHVFHDSLQITADNFYSMPNLIGAEIARLVQIHHSLRQ, from the coding sequence ATGGAATTTGTTACCATCGCTGATGTGAAAGTGCCGGTCCTCCCGCACTCAGAGAAATTTCCCGTTTTCCCTTCTAGCCTTGTCGAAACTGACTCGGTCAAACAAACCTTACAAAAAATTCTATACCCCATGCTCGAAGGGATTCCTGTCCTTCTTGTGGGAGATGCCGGTGTTGGAAAAAACGCACTCATATATTATATCAATTCTCTTCGCAAACAACCGACACTTCGGTTTAGTTTTAATGAAGACACATTGCCAGAAGACCTAATTGGGTCTTACCGCATCCTTCTGGATGGGAAAGGATTTACCTGGTCAAATGGACCTCTCACCAATGCTTTGTCAGAAGGACTTAGTTTTGTTGCCGATGAGATGAACCTCTGTGCACCAAACATCATCAAACGATTTTCTTCTGTTTATGAATCCAACTACTTAGATCTTTTGGAAGGGAGTGGGGAAAGAGTAAACGGAAAAACTGGATTCTGGTTTATCGGAACCCAAAATCCAAGTGAAGGATTTGAAGGAAGAAAACCCCTTCCTTTTGATATCACCAAACATTTTGCAGTTGTGTATGTGGATCCTTATTCCCCAGACGAAATGTTTTTTATCTTAAAAAAACTTTATCCCATGCTCGGGGAAGATGTTTTAAAACAAATCATTCGTATCAGTTTGGAATCGGAAGCTCGGATCAAAGCGGGTGAGATTGGAAAGGGTGATTTAGAAAAGTATCATTTTAATTTAAGAACCTTACAAAAGTATTGTAATCGTTTGGTTCTATTTGGTTCACAGGACAAAACGGTTGCGGCAAGAGAAGCACTCTATTTATTCGAAGAACCGTTTCGTAAAAAAGAAGACAAAGTCAAACAAAGAGAACTCATCGAATCCGAGTTTGGTGGATCGGTGAAACTGGTTCCTACCAAAGGTTATGTGCAAAGTTCTACCATTTTTTGGAACGATAAAGAAATCAAAACCTGGGACGAGAAAAAAACAATCTCCCTTCTTTCTACTTATCCCACACCAGAACCTGTATTACATTTTCTCGACCAGGTTTTCACTGCCATCCAAGCAAAAGAAAATATCTTAATTGAATATAGAGAAGACCAAGACCCGCAAGAGTTTTTACCATTATTTACAGAACTCACAGGAATTGAACTTGAGTCGGTGATGTTATCCAAAGGGATGCATACCTCCGATGTAGTGGGTGCCTTAAAACCTACAGAAGAAGGAAATATCGAAAGTGTGACTTGGGTAGACGGGCCCCTAACAAGGTCCATTCGAAAAGGTCATATCATTCTGATCTCAGGACTTGAATCCGCCGGTGCTGAACTTGTAGAAAAAATGAATATGTTAACGGATGATGCACGTTCCCTCACTCTGCCTCCAGAGTCGGGTGAGTATCTTCCCATCCAACTTACAGAAAAATCCATTGTGTTTGGAATGAAATCATTTCGTGCATCCAAATCGGTAACAACCATATCTCGTGCCTTTCGAAACCGCTTCACACCCATTCTTTTCCCTGAACTAGAAGATACAAAAGTATTAGAAGAGATTTTGGAATTCTATCTTCCGGAAGGAGTGCTCCCGCGTTCCCTAGCACGTTTCCATCTCAAAGCCAAAGAGTTAGCAGAAAAACGCACCATTGGTTCGGCAAATCTGATGCCTTATCGATTTGGAATCTCGAATCTTTTGAAATGGAAAAATCATATCTATCGATACAACCAAACAGATGTGAAAGACATTGCGATCCGTGGGGGAAAGATTTATTATACAAATCAAATTGCTGATCCAAAAGAGAGAAAGGAACTCGAACGCCTTTTGGAAGGTTATCTTTCCGGTGTAGAAGTCGTATCAACACTCTTCGAGGAAATCGAAGAGAAAAAAAAAACGTTTACCGTTGAATCAGGACTAAATCGTAAAAATTGGTGGGATCCCGAACTCCATAAAAGGGACCCACTAACAGGTGTTGCTAAAAAACTCAATTCCGGTGTAGAAACCAAACGAGGAATTGAGATCAATACTCCAGAAACCGGCGGTGCCACCAAAGAAGGTCCAGATGCTTGGTATGGACAAGACACCCAAGGGAACCAAGGCCAAGGAGAACCACAAGGTGGTGGCGGTGGTTGGGGTTACCGAACCGAAGAACTTTACAAACAATTTTTGAAAAAACGCCGTCTGCTTTGGGACTATTCCATCATGGTAGGTCTTGAAGAATTTAAGTCCGTATTTGGAAAGGAATTGGAAGAGGTTGAACTCAATTTAGAACAACTTTTTGATCCTGAAATTGACATCCACCGGATGTACAAAAACGAAGGGTCACGAGTGGATGCAAGAAAATACATCTCATACAAAAGTGGAAGGGGAGATACAAAGATCTTCGATAAAACCACAATCGAAAAGAATGATGAAAAATTAAAAGGTGTAGAAGTTACCTTCCTTGTTTCGAAATGCCGCAGGATCTTTAACTTCGAATATTCGATTGCGATGCTTTCCGCTCTTCTTGTGAGTTTACATATCCTAAATGAACATGATATCAAAACAAGTGTTCATACATTTTGTGATATTAAAAACTCCAAAGACACAGTGGACATTTTTAATTTAAAGTCAGCGGAAGAAGATTACACTACAGAAAAGGAAGAAGAGGTGTTTAGTGCTCTTTGTAAAAATTGGCATGGGGACAGCATCCCTGAATACCAAGTTCTTTCTAATTCAGAGCGGTTTTTCTCCCCCGATGCCCAAACAAAGATCATTGTGATCCTTTCCGACTTCCGTGGGCAAAGGGCCAAGACCTATATTGAGGACGAACTCTCCTCTTTTGATACTCGAAAATTGAAAGAAGCTGTACTGAAAAACCAGGACAAAAATTATGTATTTTTAGGGGTGGGACTTGGGTCTCGCTACATTGCGGAACATGTGTTCCACGACTCCCTTCAAATTACGGCAGACAACTTCTATTCCATGCCAAATTTGATTGGAGCTGAAATTGCAAGATTGGTGCAAATCCACCATTCCCTTAGGCAATAA